The following proteins come from a genomic window of Castor canadensis chromosome 17, mCasCan1.hap1v2, whole genome shotgun sequence:
- the Mst1 gene encoding hepatocyte growth factor-like protein isoform X7, which produces MGLWWVTVQPPARRMGWLPLMLLLVQCSVALGQRSPLNDFQLLQDTQLQNLLHAVVAGPWREDVADAEECARFCGSLLDCRAFHYNRSSHSCQLLPWTQNSSHTQLHYSKGCDLFQKKDYVRTCIMDNGVRYRGTVAMTEDGLPCQGWNYKFPNDHNYIPTLQNGLEENFCRNPDGYLGGPWCYTTNRTVRFQSCGIKSCQDAACIWCNGEDYRGAVDRTESGRECQRWDLQHPHSHPFQPDKWTEVWMITIAGILTDLSGPGATPQTHSSRENSVTSRVAVGRGTQPREATTFNCFRGKGQGYRGTANTTTAGVPCQRWDAQSPHQHHFAPEKYACKDLRENFCRNPDDSEAPWCFTSLPGIRMAFCYQIKRCTDEVPPEDCYHGTGEQYRGLVNKTRKGIPCQHWSAETPHKPQFTPTSAPQAQLEENFCRNPDGDNHGPWCYTTDPRTLFDYCALRSCNDDQLPSILNPPDQVQFVKCGKRVDRLDKQRSRMRVVGGQPGNSPWTVSLRNRQSQHFCGGSLVKEQWVLTARQCFSSCSEPLMGYEVWLGTLFQNPRPGEPDLQRVPVTKMVCGPSDSQLVLLKLERSVTLNQRVALICLPPERYVVPPGTKCEIAGWGETKGPSDETVLHVASLNVISNQECNKKYQGQVQESEMCTEGLLVPRGACEGDYGGPLACFTNDCWVLEGIIFPSRVCARPLWPAIFKRVSVFVDWIHKITHME; this is translated from the exons ATGGGGCTGTGGTGGGTCACAGTGCAGCCTCCAGCCAGGAGAATGGGGTGGCTCCCACTCATGCTGCTTCTGGTGCAGTGCTCAGTGGCCCTTG GGCAGCGCTCTCCATTGAATGACTTCCAGCTGCTTCAGGACACACAGCTGCAGAATCTGCTACATGCAGTGGTGGCTGGACCTTGGCGGGAGGATGTGGCAGATGCTGAAGAATGTGCTAGGTTCTGTGGGTCCCTTCTGGACTGCCG GGCCTTCCATTACAATAGGAGTAGCCACAGTTGCCAGCTGCTGCCATGGACCCAGAACTCATCCCACACACAGCTGCACTATTCTAAGGGCTGTGACCTATTCCAGAAGAAAG ACTATGTTCGGACCTGCATTATGGACAATGGGGTCAGGTACCGGGGCACTGTAGCCATGACAGAAGATGGGCTGCCCTGCCAAGGCTGGAACTACAAGTTTCCCAATGACCACAA CTATATACCCACACTTCAGAATGGCTTGGAAGAGAACTTTTGCCGCAACCCTGATGGGTACCTGGGAGGTCCCTGGTGCTACACGACAAACCGTACTGTGCGCTTCCAGAGCTGTGGCATCAAGTCCTGCCAGGATG CTGCTTGTATTTGGTGCAATGGCGAGGATTATCGTGGTGCGGTAGACCGCACAGAGTCGGGACGTGAGTGCCAGCGCTGGGACCTGCAGCACCCTCACTCGCACCCCTTCCAGCCTGACAAGT GGACCGAGGTCTGGATGATAACTATTGCCGGAATCCTGACGGATCTGAGCGGCCCTGGTGCTACACCACAGACCCACAGCTCAAGAGAGAATTCTGTGACCTCCCGCGTTGCGGTAGGCCGGGGG ACACAACCGCGAGAGGCCACGACTTTCAACTGCTTCCGCGGGAAAGGCCAGGGTTACCGGGGCACAGCCAACACCACCACTGCCGGTGTGCCTTGCCAGCGTTGGGATGCTCAGAGCCCGCATCAGCACCACTTTGCACCGGAGAAATACGCGTGCAA GGACCTTCGGGAGAATTTCTGTCGGAACCCCGATGACTCAGAAGCACCCTGGTGCTTCACATCCCTTCCTGGTATACGCATGGCCTTCTGCTACCAGATCAAGCGCTGCACGGACGAAGTGCCCCCAGAGG ACTGCTACCACGGTACAGGGGAGCAGTACCGCGGCTTGGTCAACAAGACCCGCAAGGGCATCCCCTGCCAGCATTGGTCTGCAGAGACACCGCACAAGCCTCA GTTCACACCCACCTCAGCTCCACAGGCGCAACTAGAGGAAAACTTCTGTAGGAACCCAGATGGGGATAACCATGGGCCATGGTGCTACACTACAGACCCAAGGACCCTGTTTGACTACTGTGCCCTGCGAAGCTGCA ATGATGACCAGCTGCCATCCATCCTGAACCCCCCAG ACCAGGTGCAGTTTGTGAAGTGTGGGAAGAGGGTGGACAGGCTGGACAAGCAGCGCTCCAGGATGCGTGTGGTGGGGGGCCAACCAGGGAACTCACCCTGGACAGTCAGCTTGCGCAATCG GCAGAGCCAACATTTCTGTGGGGGGTCCCTAGTGAAGGAGCAGTGGGTACTGACTGCCCGGCAATGCTTCTCCTCTTG CAGTGAACCTCTCATGGGATATGAAGTATGGTTGGGCACCCTGTTCCAGAACCCACGGCCTGGGGAACCAGACCTGCAGCGGGTCCCAGTGACCAAGATGGTGTGCGGGCCTTCAGATTCCCAGCTTGTCCTGCTCAAGCTGGAGAG ATCTGTGACCCTGAACCAGCGAGTGGCTCTGATTTGCCTGCCCCCTGAGCGGTATGTGGTGCCTCCGGGGACCAAGTGTGAGATCGCAGGCTGGGGTGAGACCAAAG GTCCAAGTGATGAAACAGTGCTCCACGTCGCCTCGCTGAATGTCATCTCTAACCAGGAATGTAATAAAAAGTACCAAGGACAAGTACAGGAGAGTGAGATGTGCACTGAGGGATTGTTGGTTCCTAGAGGGGCCTGTGAG GGTGACTACGGGGGCCCACTCGCCTGCTTTACAAATGACTGCTGGGTCCTGGAGGGAATTATATTCCCCAGCCGAGTGTGTGCACGGCCCCTCTGGCCAGCCATCTTCAAgcgtgtgtctgtgtttgtggaCTGGATTCATAAGATCACGCACATGGAATAA
- the Mst1 gene encoding hepatocyte growth factor-like protein isoform X5, with protein sequence MGLWWVTVQPPARRMGWLPLMLLLVQCSVALGQRSPLNDFQLLQDTQLQNLLHAVVAGPWREDVADAEECARFCGSLLDCRAFHYNRSSHSCQLLPWTQNSSHTQLHYSKGCDLFQKKDYVRTCIMDNGVRYRGTVAMTEDGLPCQGWNYKFPNDHNYIPTLQNGLEENFCRNPDGYLGGPWCYTTNRTVRFQSCGIKSCQDAACIWCNGEDYRGAVDRTESGRECQRWDLQHPHSHPFQPDKFPDRGLDDNYCRNPDGSERPWCYTTDPQLKREFCDLPRCGPETQPREATTFNCFRGKGQGYRGTANTTTAGVPCQRWDAQSPHQHHFAPEKYACKDLRENFCRNPDDSEAPWCFTSLPGIRMAFCYQIKRCTDEVPPEDCYHGTGEQYRGLVNKTRKGIPCQHWSAETPHKPQFTPTSAPQAQLEENFCRNPDGDNHGPWCYTTDPRTLFDYCALRSCNDDQLPSILNPPDQVQFVKCGKRVDRLDKQRSRMRVVGGQPGNSPWTVSLRNRQSQHFCGGSLVKEQWVLTARQCFSSCSEPLMGYEVWLGTLFQNPRPGEPDLQRVPVTKMVCGPSDSQLVLLKLERSVTLNQRVALICLPPERYVVPPGTKCEIAGWGETKGPSDETVLHVASLNVISNQECNKKYQGQVQESEMCTEGLLVPRGACEGDYGGPLACFTNDCWVLEGIIFPSRVCARPLWPAIFKRVSVFVDWIHKITHME encoded by the exons ATGGGGCTGTGGTGGGTCACAGTGCAGCCTCCAGCCAGGAGAATGGGGTGGCTCCCACTCATGCTGCTTCTGGTGCAGTGCTCAGTGGCCCTTG GGCAGCGCTCTCCATTGAATGACTTCCAGCTGCTTCAGGACACACAGCTGCAGAATCTGCTACATGCAGTGGTGGCTGGACCTTGGCGGGAGGATGTGGCAGATGCTGAAGAATGTGCTAGGTTCTGTGGGTCCCTTCTGGACTGCCG GGCCTTCCATTACAATAGGAGTAGCCACAGTTGCCAGCTGCTGCCATGGACCCAGAACTCATCCCACACACAGCTGCACTATTCTAAGGGCTGTGACCTATTCCAGAAGAAAG ACTATGTTCGGACCTGCATTATGGACAATGGGGTCAGGTACCGGGGCACTGTAGCCATGACAGAAGATGGGCTGCCCTGCCAAGGCTGGAACTACAAGTTTCCCAATGACCACAA CTATATACCCACACTTCAGAATGGCTTGGAAGAGAACTTTTGCCGCAACCCTGATGGGTACCTGGGAGGTCCCTGGTGCTACACGACAAACCGTACTGTGCGCTTCCAGAGCTGTGGCATCAAGTCCTGCCAGGATG CTGCTTGTATTTGGTGCAATGGCGAGGATTATCGTGGTGCGGTAGACCGCACAGAGTCGGGACGTGAGTGCCAGCGCTGGGACCTGCAGCACCCTCACTCGCACCCCTTCCAGCCTGACAA GTTCCCGGACCGAGGTCTGGATGATAACTATTGCCGGAATCCTGACGGATCTGAGCGGCCCTGGTGCTACACCACAGACCCACAGCTCAAGAGAGAATTCTGTGACCTCCCGCGTTGCG GGCCCGAGACACAACCGCGAGAGGCCACGACTTTCAACTGCTTCCGCGGGAAAGGCCAGGGTTACCGGGGCACAGCCAACACCACCACTGCCGGTGTGCCTTGCCAGCGTTGGGATGCTCAGAGCCCGCATCAGCACCACTTTGCACCGGAGAAATACGCGTGCAA GGACCTTCGGGAGAATTTCTGTCGGAACCCCGATGACTCAGAAGCACCCTGGTGCTTCACATCCCTTCCTGGTATACGCATGGCCTTCTGCTACCAGATCAAGCGCTGCACGGACGAAGTGCCCCCAGAGG ACTGCTACCACGGTACAGGGGAGCAGTACCGCGGCTTGGTCAACAAGACCCGCAAGGGCATCCCCTGCCAGCATTGGTCTGCAGAGACACCGCACAAGCCTCA GTTCACACCCACCTCAGCTCCACAGGCGCAACTAGAGGAAAACTTCTGTAGGAACCCAGATGGGGATAACCATGGGCCATGGTGCTACACTACAGACCCAAGGACCCTGTTTGACTACTGTGCCCTGCGAAGCTGCA ATGATGACCAGCTGCCATCCATCCTGAACCCCCCAG ACCAGGTGCAGTTTGTGAAGTGTGGGAAGAGGGTGGACAGGCTGGACAAGCAGCGCTCCAGGATGCGTGTGGTGGGGGGCCAACCAGGGAACTCACCCTGGACAGTCAGCTTGCGCAATCG GCAGAGCCAACATTTCTGTGGGGGGTCCCTAGTGAAGGAGCAGTGGGTACTGACTGCCCGGCAATGCTTCTCCTCTTG CAGTGAACCTCTCATGGGATATGAAGTATGGTTGGGCACCCTGTTCCAGAACCCACGGCCTGGGGAACCAGACCTGCAGCGGGTCCCAGTGACCAAGATGGTGTGCGGGCCTTCAGATTCCCAGCTTGTCCTGCTCAAGCTGGAGAG ATCTGTGACCCTGAACCAGCGAGTGGCTCTGATTTGCCTGCCCCCTGAGCGGTATGTGGTGCCTCCGGGGACCAAGTGTGAGATCGCAGGCTGGGGTGAGACCAAAG GTCCAAGTGATGAAACAGTGCTCCACGTCGCCTCGCTGAATGTCATCTCTAACCAGGAATGTAATAAAAAGTACCAAGGACAAGTACAGGAGAGTGAGATGTGCACTGAGGGATTGTTGGTTCCTAGAGGGGCCTGTGAG GGTGACTACGGGGGCCCACTCGCCTGCTTTACAAATGACTGCTGGGTCCTGGAGGGAATTATATTCCCCAGCCGAGTGTGTGCACGGCCCCTCTGGCCAGCCATCTTCAAgcgtgtgtctgtgtttgtggaCTGGATTCATAAGATCACGCACATGGAATAA
- the Mst1 gene encoding hepatocyte growth factor-like protein isoform X4, which translates to MGLWWVTVQPPARRMGWLPLMLLLVQCSVALGQRSPLNDFQLLQDTQLQNLLHAVVAGPWREDVADAEECARAFHYNRSSHSCQLLPWTQNSSHTQLHYSKGCDLFQKKDYVRTCIMDNGVRYRGTVAMTEDGLPCQGWNYKFPNDHNYIPTLQNGLEENFCRNPDGYLGGPWCYTTNRTVRFQSCGIKSCQDAACIWCNGEDYRGAVDRTESGRECQRWDLQHPHSHPFQPDKFPDRGLDDNYCRNPDGSERPWCYTTDPQLKREFCDLPRCGPETQPREATTFNCFRGKGQGYRGTANTTTAGVPCQRWDAQSPHQHHFAPEKYACKDLRENFCRNPDDSEAPWCFTSLPGIRMAFCYQIKRCTDEVPPEDCYHGTGEQYRGLVNKTRKGIPCQHWSAETPHKPQFTPTSAPQAQLEENFCRNPDGDNHGPWCYTTDPRTLFDYCALRSCNDDQLPSILNPPDQVQFVKCGKRVDRLDKQRSRMRVVGGQPGNSPWTVSLRNRQSQHFCGGSLVKEQWVLTARQCFSSCSEPLMGYEVWLGTLFQNPRPGEPDLQRVPVTKMVCGPSDSQLVLLKLERSVTLNQRVALICLPPERYVVPPGTKCEIAGWGETKGPSDETVLHVASLNVISNQECNKKYQGQVQESEMCTEGLLVPRGACEVSGRVFGPAWGWKCTTLSARTKALTSFPTCQGDYGGPLACFTNDCWVLEGIIFPSRVCARPLWPAIFKRVSVFVDWIHKITHME; encoded by the exons ATGGGGCTGTGGTGGGTCACAGTGCAGCCTCCAGCCAGGAGAATGGGGTGGCTCCCACTCATGCTGCTTCTGGTGCAGTGCTCAGTGGCCCTTG GGCAGCGCTCTCCATTGAATGACTTCCAGCTGCTTCAGGACACACAGCTGCAGAATCTGCTACATGCAGTGGTGGCTGGACCTTGGCGGGAGGATGTGGCAGATGCTGAAGAATGTGCTAG GGCCTTCCATTACAATAGGAGTAGCCACAGTTGCCAGCTGCTGCCATGGACCCAGAACTCATCCCACACACAGCTGCACTATTCTAAGGGCTGTGACCTATTCCAGAAGAAAG ACTATGTTCGGACCTGCATTATGGACAATGGGGTCAGGTACCGGGGCACTGTAGCCATGACAGAAGATGGGCTGCCCTGCCAAGGCTGGAACTACAAGTTTCCCAATGACCACAA CTATATACCCACACTTCAGAATGGCTTGGAAGAGAACTTTTGCCGCAACCCTGATGGGTACCTGGGAGGTCCCTGGTGCTACACGACAAACCGTACTGTGCGCTTCCAGAGCTGTGGCATCAAGTCCTGCCAGGATG CTGCTTGTATTTGGTGCAATGGCGAGGATTATCGTGGTGCGGTAGACCGCACAGAGTCGGGACGTGAGTGCCAGCGCTGGGACCTGCAGCACCCTCACTCGCACCCCTTCCAGCCTGACAA GTTCCCGGACCGAGGTCTGGATGATAACTATTGCCGGAATCCTGACGGATCTGAGCGGCCCTGGTGCTACACCACAGACCCACAGCTCAAGAGAGAATTCTGTGACCTCCCGCGTTGCG GGCCCGAGACACAACCGCGAGAGGCCACGACTTTCAACTGCTTCCGCGGGAAAGGCCAGGGTTACCGGGGCACAGCCAACACCACCACTGCCGGTGTGCCTTGCCAGCGTTGGGATGCTCAGAGCCCGCATCAGCACCACTTTGCACCGGAGAAATACGCGTGCAA GGACCTTCGGGAGAATTTCTGTCGGAACCCCGATGACTCAGAAGCACCCTGGTGCTTCACATCCCTTCCTGGTATACGCATGGCCTTCTGCTACCAGATCAAGCGCTGCACGGACGAAGTGCCCCCAGAGG ACTGCTACCACGGTACAGGGGAGCAGTACCGCGGCTTGGTCAACAAGACCCGCAAGGGCATCCCCTGCCAGCATTGGTCTGCAGAGACACCGCACAAGCCTCA GTTCACACCCACCTCAGCTCCACAGGCGCAACTAGAGGAAAACTTCTGTAGGAACCCAGATGGGGATAACCATGGGCCATGGTGCTACACTACAGACCCAAGGACCCTGTTTGACTACTGTGCCCTGCGAAGCTGCA ATGATGACCAGCTGCCATCCATCCTGAACCCCCCAG ACCAGGTGCAGTTTGTGAAGTGTGGGAAGAGGGTGGACAGGCTGGACAAGCAGCGCTCCAGGATGCGTGTGGTGGGGGGCCAACCAGGGAACTCACCCTGGACAGTCAGCTTGCGCAATCG GCAGAGCCAACATTTCTGTGGGGGGTCCCTAGTGAAGGAGCAGTGGGTACTGACTGCCCGGCAATGCTTCTCCTCTTG CAGTGAACCTCTCATGGGATATGAAGTATGGTTGGGCACCCTGTTCCAGAACCCACGGCCTGGGGAACCAGACCTGCAGCGGGTCCCAGTGACCAAGATGGTGTGCGGGCCTTCAGATTCCCAGCTTGTCCTGCTCAAGCTGGAGAG ATCTGTGACCCTGAACCAGCGAGTGGCTCTGATTTGCCTGCCCCCTGAGCGGTATGTGGTGCCTCCGGGGACCAAGTGTGAGATCGCAGGCTGGGGTGAGACCAAAG GTCCAAGTGATGAAACAGTGCTCCACGTCGCCTCGCTGAATGTCATCTCTAACCAGGAATGTAATAAAAAGTACCAAGGACAAGTACAGGAGAGTGAGATGTGCACTGAGGGATTGTTGGTTCCTAGAGGGGCCTGTGAGGTCAGTGGCAGGGTTTTTGGGCCAGCATGGGGCTGGAAATGTACTACTTTATCAGCAAGGACCAAAGCCCTCACCAGTTTTCCCACCTGCCAGGGTGACTACGGGGGCCCACTCGCCTGCTTTACAAATGACTGCTGGGTCCTGGAGGGAATTATATTCCCCAGCCGAGTGTGTGCACGGCCCCTCTGGCCAGCCATCTTCAAgcgtgtgtctgtgtttgtggaCTGGATTCATAAGATCACGCACATGGAATAA
- the Mst1 gene encoding hepatocyte growth factor-like protein isoform X2 — translation MGLWWVTVQPPARRMGWLPLMLLLVQCSVALGQRSPLNDFQLLQDTQLQNLLHAVVAGPWREDVADAEECARFCGSLLDCRAFHYNRSSHSCQLLPWTQNSSHTQLHYSKGCDLFQKKDYVRTCIMDNGVRYRGTVAMTEDGLPCQGWNYKFPNDHNYIPTLQNGLEENFCRNPDGYLGGPWCYTTNRTVRFQSCGIKSCQDAACIWCNGEDYRGAVDRTESGRECQRWDLQHPHSHPFQPDKFPDRGLDDNYCRNPDGSERPWCYTTDPQLKREFCDLPRCGPETQPREATTFNCFRGKGQGYRGTANTTTAGVPCQRWDAQSPHQHHFAPEKYACKDLRENFCRNPDDSEAPWCFTSLPGIRMAFCYQIKRCTDEVPPEDCYHGTGEQYRGLVNKTRKGIPCQHWSAETPHKPQFTPTSAPQAQLEENFCRNPDGDNHGPWCYTTDPRTLFDYCALRSCNDDQLPSILNPPDQVQFVKCGKRVDRLDKQRSRMRVVGGQPGNSPWTVSLRNRQSQHFCGGSLVKEQWVLTARQCFSSCEPLMGYEVWLGTLFQNPRPGEPDLQRVPVTKMVCGPSDSQLVLLKLERSVTLNQRVALICLPPERYVVPPGTKCEIAGWGETKGPSDETVLHVASLNVISNQECNKKYQGQVQESEMCTEGLLVPRGACEVSGRVFGPAWGWKCTTLSARTKALTSFPTCQGDYGGPLACFTNDCWVLEGIIFPSRVCARPLWPAIFKRVSVFVDWIHKITHME, via the exons ATGGGGCTGTGGTGGGTCACAGTGCAGCCTCCAGCCAGGAGAATGGGGTGGCTCCCACTCATGCTGCTTCTGGTGCAGTGCTCAGTGGCCCTTG GGCAGCGCTCTCCATTGAATGACTTCCAGCTGCTTCAGGACACACAGCTGCAGAATCTGCTACATGCAGTGGTGGCTGGACCTTGGCGGGAGGATGTGGCAGATGCTGAAGAATGTGCTAGGTTCTGTGGGTCCCTTCTGGACTGCCG GGCCTTCCATTACAATAGGAGTAGCCACAGTTGCCAGCTGCTGCCATGGACCCAGAACTCATCCCACACACAGCTGCACTATTCTAAGGGCTGTGACCTATTCCAGAAGAAAG ACTATGTTCGGACCTGCATTATGGACAATGGGGTCAGGTACCGGGGCACTGTAGCCATGACAGAAGATGGGCTGCCCTGCCAAGGCTGGAACTACAAGTTTCCCAATGACCACAA CTATATACCCACACTTCAGAATGGCTTGGAAGAGAACTTTTGCCGCAACCCTGATGGGTACCTGGGAGGTCCCTGGTGCTACACGACAAACCGTACTGTGCGCTTCCAGAGCTGTGGCATCAAGTCCTGCCAGGATG CTGCTTGTATTTGGTGCAATGGCGAGGATTATCGTGGTGCGGTAGACCGCACAGAGTCGGGACGTGAGTGCCAGCGCTGGGACCTGCAGCACCCTCACTCGCACCCCTTCCAGCCTGACAA GTTCCCGGACCGAGGTCTGGATGATAACTATTGCCGGAATCCTGACGGATCTGAGCGGCCCTGGTGCTACACCACAGACCCACAGCTCAAGAGAGAATTCTGTGACCTCCCGCGTTGCG GGCCCGAGACACAACCGCGAGAGGCCACGACTTTCAACTGCTTCCGCGGGAAAGGCCAGGGTTACCGGGGCACAGCCAACACCACCACTGCCGGTGTGCCTTGCCAGCGTTGGGATGCTCAGAGCCCGCATCAGCACCACTTTGCACCGGAGAAATACGCGTGCAA GGACCTTCGGGAGAATTTCTGTCGGAACCCCGATGACTCAGAAGCACCCTGGTGCTTCACATCCCTTCCTGGTATACGCATGGCCTTCTGCTACCAGATCAAGCGCTGCACGGACGAAGTGCCCCCAGAGG ACTGCTACCACGGTACAGGGGAGCAGTACCGCGGCTTGGTCAACAAGACCCGCAAGGGCATCCCCTGCCAGCATTGGTCTGCAGAGACACCGCACAAGCCTCA GTTCACACCCACCTCAGCTCCACAGGCGCAACTAGAGGAAAACTTCTGTAGGAACCCAGATGGGGATAACCATGGGCCATGGTGCTACACTACAGACCCAAGGACCCTGTTTGACTACTGTGCCCTGCGAAGCTGCA ATGATGACCAGCTGCCATCCATCCTGAACCCCCCAG ACCAGGTGCAGTTTGTGAAGTGTGGGAAGAGGGTGGACAGGCTGGACAAGCAGCGCTCCAGGATGCGTGTGGTGGGGGGCCAACCAGGGAACTCACCCTGGACAGTCAGCTTGCGCAATCG GCAGAGCCAACATTTCTGTGGGGGGTCCCTAGTGAAGGAGCAGTGGGTACTGACTGCCCGGCAATGCTTCTCCTCTTG TGAACCTCTCATGGGATATGAAGTATGGTTGGGCACCCTGTTCCAGAACCCACGGCCTGGGGAACCAGACCTGCAGCGGGTCCCAGTGACCAAGATGGTGTGCGGGCCTTCAGATTCCCAGCTTGTCCTGCTCAAGCTGGAGAG ATCTGTGACCCTGAACCAGCGAGTGGCTCTGATTTGCCTGCCCCCTGAGCGGTATGTGGTGCCTCCGGGGACCAAGTGTGAGATCGCAGGCTGGGGTGAGACCAAAG GTCCAAGTGATGAAACAGTGCTCCACGTCGCCTCGCTGAATGTCATCTCTAACCAGGAATGTAATAAAAAGTACCAAGGACAAGTACAGGAGAGTGAGATGTGCACTGAGGGATTGTTGGTTCCTAGAGGGGCCTGTGAGGTCAGTGGCAGGGTTTTTGGGCCAGCATGGGGCTGGAAATGTACTACTTTATCAGCAAGGACCAAAGCCCTCACCAGTTTTCCCACCTGCCAGGGTGACTACGGGGGCCCACTCGCCTGCTTTACAAATGACTGCTGGGTCCTGGAGGGAATTATATTCCCCAGCCGAGTGTGTGCACGGCCCCTCTGGCCAGCCATCTTCAAgcgtgtgtctgtgtttgtggaCTGGATTCATAAGATCACGCACATGGAATAA